Proteins encoded within one genomic window of Hermetia illucens chromosome 2, iHerIll2.2.curated.20191125, whole genome shotgun sequence:
- the LOC119650030 gene encoding ubiquitin-related modifier 1 homolog: MGGTDLPLVLEFGGGAELLFDNVKKRQVTLDGSKTWKIKELLGWIRDNLLRERPELFLQNDSVRPGILVLVNDADWELLGELEYELQPNDNVLFISTLHGG; the protein is encoded by the exons ATGGGCGGCACGGATTTACCTTTAGTTTTAGAATTCGG TGGCGGCGCTGAGCTCCTGTTCGATAACGTGAAAAAGCGGCAAGTTACGCTGGACGGAAGCAAAACTT GGAAAATAAAGGAGCTATTGGGGTGGATACGAGACAATCTGCTAAGAGAACGGCCAGAACTGTTCCTCCAGAATGACTCAGT GCGACCGGGAATTTTAGTTTTAGTGAATGATGCCGACTGGGAATTATTG gGTGAATTGGAATATGAGCTGCAGCCGAATGACAACGTTCTTtttatttcaactttgcatGGTGGATAA
- the LOC119650029 gene encoding transmembrane protein 70 homolog, mitochondrial: MFSSRIFSITTCLARNHHSIASIPLKSNLKQGYVSRRIGFALRTLATEPGKSSPDKPELIYHGSLTSRMKAVKVFSLTTSLTGLAAQPVIYEQAGKLGGTPIIVLMCGFVGFFTFVTPVLLHFITKKYVTHIHYNPSTEEYTATTISIFLTKIETKFKASDVKVPDVPGMFTSFVVGKVPLFVEPTMFSDTEHYVKIMGYDKPIDFRLNKSEPIESNRKGGTNN; the protein is encoded by the exons ATGTTTTCGTCGCGTATTTTTTCGATAACAACCTGTCTCGCCCGAAATCATCACTCGATTGCTTCAATTCCATTAAAATCTAACCTGAAGCAAGGTTATGTGTCCCGTCGAATTGGATTTGCGCTTAGAACTTTGGCAACAGAACCTGGAAAATCCAGTCCAGATAAACCAGAATTAATCTACCATGGCTCCTTAACATCTCGAATGAAGGCAGTGAAAGTCTTTTCCCTCACAACGAGCCTCACAGGATTAGCAGCGCAACCTGTCATCTACGAACAAGCCGGCAAACTCGGTGGGACCCCGATCATAGTTTTGATGTGCGGATTTGTTGGGTTTTTCACCTTTGTAACGCCGGTCCTGCTGCATTTTATAACGAAAAAGTATGTCACGCATATACATTACAATCCGAGCACAGAGGAATATACAGCCACAACGATATCAATCTTCTTGACAAAGATTGAG ACAAAATTCAAGGCGTCAGATGTGAAAGTGCCAGACGTGCCAGGAATGTTTACCTCATTTGTAGTAGGCAAAGTGCCGCTCTTCGTCGAGCCCACAATGTTCTCCGACACTGAACACTATGTGAAAATCATGGGCTACGACAAGCCAATCGATTTCAGACTCAACAAATCTGAACCAATCGAAAGTAATCGCAAAGGCGGGACTAATAATTAG